The following proteins are encoded in a genomic region of Gimesia algae:
- a CDS encoding PAS domain S-box protein — protein MKQNRQQNKNQPIIVGVGSSAGGLEAFGTLLEALQDAPGLALVYVQHLDPESKPVLMELLEKYTSLEVIVLKESTRLCAGKLYICPPQGLLEIKNGLINLSRNETDLHPSHNIDHFFHSLADDQGEQAVGVVLSGAGSDGTLGLKAISDSGGLTFAQDPKSAKYDSMPRSAATTGVADHVLPPDAIASELLNYARHLQKLNTSESLTRLQDQIVDAIPQITATLLKKTEHNFQHYKTSTLSRRIQRRMQVLKSSNVKEYLAYLQENEEETQALFRELLIGVTEFFRDPQAFDNLAGEVLPRLFENRSSDDCVRIWVAGCANGSEAYTIAILCREVMDRLKSPPQLQIFATDIDERALQVARAGIYPVGIEDQVSSERLKRFFIRRGKRYEVIREIRELVLFSVHNLISDPPFSRLDLISCRNLLIYLGPHLQKKLIPLFHYALRPSGYLLLGPSENITSHGELFRTIDSKFRISQRKGTAVESASTVPLIQSKLHLKSSLERQPDAKVDLRNLRQRILLDEFAPKSCVIDESGQILNADADMEKFLTLGEGDFQNNIVKMAAKGLRVGLRSALNEAIKKRRKVQQEHLRIRKGDQVQEVMITVQPMPRLGEDEGLFMVVFHEVGLPVKKEASEESLSGSVPHADAIIAQLDYELQSTRDELEKSLQEMDVAHEEMKSTNEELLSMNEELQSANEELETSKEEITAVSNSVARTNSDLENLLRSTQIATVFLDDELLIRSFTPAITEIYGLLNSDIGRPLERFVPLVKEMPPLPDPHKLQQGSPVEHTVIAVSGKIYIRRVLPYQSHSGKNEGIVVTFIDVSELHNSQELFQLLIDASSQIVWMTDAAGIVVEDSPSWREFTGQTYEEWKGTGWLNVVHQDDQQATIQAWQSAVANVETFSVEYRLWNREGEWRWVHARGVPQKNRDGSIVRWVGMNNDITEQKEAQREIQESRRQLQLGVEIANLGLGRVDYASDRITLTPEAAAIYGLGYQEILITRNEMLDLYHPEDRQAAADQIQACIQECGDGRCDLEHRLVLPSGEIRWISARKQIYFDRSLDPAVPVYATLVAQDITISKREELNLAFLSDLQTQLIPLSSVKDLMEVATRETAKYLDLFRCLIVEFDENADYADIRFEHHVKSVPSIVGKHRVRDFHTENERQKLLAGQQFFLSDTEHQIQDAQIAGKFREIGVGAYCNSAYVTPHGIKFVISAVKREAYQWRPDELKLLQEITNRLCIRFERARAEAELVDREAHLRRVINNQLGLVGVIDRDGRLLEVDDDSMKIAGLTREDVIGKHFAECAWWTYDEAVSQKMRESMAKSFAGEVVRYDVPLFAAGLGGPERRLMIDFMMAPVFGKNGEVEYLIPSGVDISERVEVENLHKETAARLESMFNSAVDGMITINTDGNIASINPAAQELFGYELEELQGQNVKMLMPEPWRSAQDSYLNAYLTTGQAKIIGSKKEFRGLRKDGSTFAMELTVSEALMHGEVMFVGTVRDISERKQRELNLAFIDELQQLLGTPLITEEIMQQTCARIADFLGLSRCLLIELDEEAEIASVVYEFHESGLSSISGRHTITNFLGEEEREPLLAGQPILINNTQNQDRKSKTAKNFASIQTGAILSIPFVSDKRLKFALSICKQQPYHWQTGEIDLLQELAPRIFVRLERARAEAALRESESRFRDLADNMSQFAWMADEKGFIFWYNQRWFEYTGTTLEEMQGWGWKKVHHPEHVDRVVKRIQHSWDTGEVWEDTFPLRSKEGEYRWFLSRAVPIRDATGKILRWFGTNTDITSTREQDQRVRASEARLRLAMQAANLSLWQWDVVKDIIFWSYDNQNLSSIHPEDSENGLQQFLNLVHRSDRESVENNLRNCLSTGKPFRAEFRTRQAENSYAWVLSTAYLTTDSSDNSTLMVGVNLDITERKKSELAIKLSEERLRNAAESAGFGMLHIDLIEETTAYSPEMKRMLGLPEKTDKKLKFGEVPDWIHPKDRSAYLRHLQEAAVLPEGGNQSLDHRIIRPEGEIRWVRLHARPVFTGKGSRRKPTQLIGTLLDITSQRQFEQSLKEARQMAEAANESKSAFLANMSHEIRTPMTAIMGYIDLIDDLIDHKIATAYLSTVRRNGEFLLDIINDILDLSKIEAGKLDIIRERFSPHQLLEDVCSIMDVRAAENRLELEIFYQGMIPAEIESDPKRLKQILINLVGNAIKFTMEGSVNIFVSCQNHQLQFVIVDTGIGITSRQQKRLFRPFSQGDHTVNREFGGTGLGLAISQRLANMLGGEICVESEKGKGSKFTVTIATGDISGVKMIQPLTTGEAKETPKEETEIVLDCHVLVVDDRRDIRFLSKRFLTLAGATVTEAVDGEQAIAVVTAAMQKGQLFDLILLDMQMPKLDGYETARLLRKLGFTAPIIALTADAMQGDMSRCIECGCNDYLSKPIDKNLLLQTIKRYIGPDENVT, from the coding sequence ATGAAACAGAATCGTCAACAGAACAAAAATCAACCGATTATTGTTGGCGTAGGCTCCTCTGCCGGAGGGCTGGAAGCTTTTGGAACGTTGCTTGAGGCACTTCAGGATGCACCGGGGCTGGCATTAGTCTATGTCCAGCATCTGGACCCTGAAAGTAAACCCGTTCTGATGGAACTTCTGGAGAAATATACTTCGCTGGAAGTGATCGTGCTCAAAGAGAGTACGAGACTCTGTGCAGGAAAACTCTATATCTGCCCGCCTCAAGGGCTGCTGGAAATCAAGAACGGCCTGATAAACCTGTCCAGGAATGAAACAGATCTACATCCATCCCATAACATCGACCATTTTTTCCATTCTCTTGCCGACGATCAAGGCGAGCAAGCCGTAGGAGTCGTGCTCTCAGGGGCAGGCAGCGATGGCACACTTGGTCTGAAAGCGATCAGCGACAGCGGTGGATTGACGTTTGCACAAGATCCAAAGTCAGCAAAATACGACAGTATGCCGCGGAGTGCCGCCACGACCGGGGTGGCAGACCACGTGCTCCCGCCTGATGCCATCGCCTCAGAGTTGCTGAATTATGCACGCCACCTGCAAAAATTAAACACCTCGGAATCCCTGACACGTTTGCAGGATCAGATTGTCGATGCAATTCCTCAAATCACTGCAACTCTCCTGAAAAAAACCGAACACAACTTCCAGCATTACAAGACCAGTACTCTATCACGGCGGATTCAGCGTCGAATGCAGGTCTTAAAAAGCAGCAATGTAAAAGAATACCTGGCTTATCTGCAAGAAAATGAAGAGGAAACACAAGCATTATTTCGGGAACTGTTGATTGGAGTGACCGAGTTTTTTCGCGACCCACAGGCATTTGATAATCTGGCCGGAGAGGTTCTTCCCCGACTGTTTGAAAATCGCTCTTCCGACGATTGCGTGCGCATCTGGGTCGCTGGTTGTGCCAACGGCTCAGAGGCTTACACAATCGCGATTCTCTGCCGTGAAGTGATGGATCGTTTAAAGTCACCACCACAATTGCAAATCTTTGCGACAGATATCGACGAACGCGCACTGCAGGTGGCTCGCGCAGGCATCTATCCGGTCGGCATTGAGGATCAGGTTTCCTCCGAACGGCTGAAGCGTTTTTTTATCAGACGGGGAAAGCGGTATGAGGTCATCAGAGAAATCCGTGAACTGGTTCTGTTTTCGGTACACAATCTGATCAGTGATCCCCCCTTTTCGCGTCTGGACCTGATTTCATGCCGAAATCTCCTGATTTACCTGGGACCTCATCTACAGAAGAAGCTCATTCCCCTGTTCCATTATGCTCTACGTCCCTCAGGTTATCTGTTGCTGGGGCCCAGCGAGAACATCACCTCTCATGGCGAGTTATTTCGCACGATAGACAGCAAATTCCGAATCTCTCAACGCAAAGGGACCGCAGTGGAGTCCGCCTCGACTGTCCCCCTCATTCAAAGTAAGTTGCATCTAAAATCCAGCCTGGAACGGCAGCCCGATGCAAAAGTGGATCTGCGGAATCTCAGACAACGCATTCTGCTGGACGAATTTGCGCCGAAATCGTGTGTGATCGACGAATCAGGGCAAATTTTGAACGCCGACGCTGACATGGAAAAATTCCTGACTTTGGGAGAGGGAGATTTTCAGAACAACATTGTAAAAATGGCGGCAAAAGGGTTACGCGTTGGCCTGCGTTCTGCCCTCAATGAAGCCATCAAGAAGCGCCGAAAGGTACAGCAGGAACACCTGAGAATTCGAAAAGGGGATCAAGTTCAAGAAGTGATGATCACGGTCCAGCCAATGCCCCGCCTGGGTGAAGACGAGGGCCTGTTTATGGTCGTGTTCCATGAAGTGGGCTTGCCAGTCAAAAAGGAGGCGAGCGAAGAATCTCTCTCGGGATCTGTCCCCCATGCAGATGCCATTATTGCGCAGCTGGATTACGAATTGCAAAGTACCCGCGACGAGCTTGAAAAGTCGCTGCAGGAAATGGATGTGGCTCATGAGGAGATGAAGTCGACTAATGAAGAACTGTTATCGATGAATGAGGAGTTACAGTCAGCCAATGAAGAACTGGAAACATCCAAAGAAGAAATTACTGCTGTCAGTAACTCCGTGGCACGGACCAACAGTGACCTGGAAAACCTGTTGCGCAGTACGCAGATTGCTACCGTTTTTCTTGACGATGAGCTGCTGATTCGCAGTTTTACGCCTGCGATCACAGAAATATATGGCCTGCTTAACTCTGATATTGGACGTCCACTCGAACGCTTTGTTCCTCTGGTCAAAGAAATGCCTCCCCTGCCCGATCCTCACAAGCTGCAGCAGGGCAGCCCGGTAGAGCACACGGTGATTGCTGTTTCAGGAAAAATATATATCCGGCGGGTCTTACCCTACCAGTCTCATTCAGGGAAGAACGAAGGAATTGTCGTTACATTCATTGATGTCTCTGAACTGCACAACAGTCAGGAACTGTTTCAGTTGCTGATCGATGCCTCATCTCAGATTGTCTGGATGACCGATGCGGCAGGCATCGTCGTCGAAGACTCCCCCAGTTGGCGTGAATTCACGGGACAGACATACGAGGAATGGAAAGGTACCGGCTGGTTGAACGTCGTCCACCAGGATGACCAGCAGGCGACAATCCAAGCATGGCAAAGCGCTGTTGCAAATGTAGAGACGTTCTCTGTGGAATATCGACTCTGGAATCGGGAGGGTGAATGGCGGTGGGTGCATGCCCGAGGGGTGCCCCAGAAAAACCGTGATGGATCGATTGTACGCTGGGTCGGAATGAATAACGATATCACCGAACAAAAAGAGGCCCAACGCGAAATACAGGAGTCCCGCCGTCAACTGCAACTGGGAGTGGAAATCGCAAACCTGGGACTGGGTCGCGTTGATTACGCCAGTGACAGAATTACGTTGACTCCGGAAGCAGCTGCCATCTATGGTCTGGGATATCAGGAAATCTTGATCACCCGGAATGAAATGCTGGACCTTTACCATCCTGAGGATCGTCAGGCTGCAGCAGACCAGATCCAGGCATGCATTCAGGAATGTGGGGATGGCCGTTGCGATCTGGAACATCGCCTGGTTCTGCCTTCGGGTGAAATCCGCTGGATCAGCGCACGTAAGCAAATTTATTTTGACCGCAGTCTCGACCCGGCTGTTCCCGTCTACGCAACGCTGGTCGCCCAGGACATCACCATCAGTAAGCGGGAAGAATTGAACCTGGCATTCCTGTCTGACCTGCAGACTCAACTGATTCCTCTCTCAAGTGTCAAGGATCTGATGGAGGTTGCCACCCGAGAGACGGCAAAATATCTTGACTTATTTCGCTGTCTGATCGTGGAGTTCGATGAAAATGCCGACTATGCAGACATTCGGTTTGAGCACCATGTCAAGTCTGTCCCATCGATCGTGGGAAAACATCGGGTTCGCGATTTTCACACAGAAAACGAAAGACAGAAATTACTGGCCGGCCAGCAGTTCTTCCTTTCAGATACTGAGCACCAGATTCAGGATGCCCAGATCGCAGGTAAATTCCGGGAGATTGGAGTTGGTGCATACTGTAACTCAGCCTATGTGACTCCCCACGGGATCAAATTCGTTATTTCTGCGGTGAAGCGTGAAGCATATCAGTGGCGGCCGGATGAATTAAAGTTACTGCAGGAAATCACCAATCGGCTCTGTATCCGATTTGAGCGAGCTCGCGCGGAAGCAGAACTGGTGGACCGGGAAGCCCATCTGCGGCGGGTCATCAATAACCAGTTGGGACTCGTCGGCGTCATAGACCGTGATGGCAGACTCCTCGAAGTCGACGATGATTCAATGAAGATCGCCGGTTTAACGCGCGAGGATGTCATCGGTAAGCATTTCGCTGAATGTGCCTGGTGGACATACGATGAAGCTGTGTCCCAGAAGATGCGCGAGTCGATGGCAAAAAGTTTTGCCGGTGAAGTCGTCCGCTATGATGTACCTCTCTTCGCTGCCGGACTGGGAGGGCCAGAGCGAAGACTGATGATTGATTTTATGATGGCCCCCGTATTTGGGAAAAATGGGGAAGTTGAATATCTGATTCCTTCTGGTGTCGACATCAGTGAGCGTGTGGAAGTTGAAAACCTGCATAAAGAGACAGCGGCACGCCTGGAGTCGATGTTCAATTCTGCCGTTGATGGAATGATTACGATCAATACTGACGGAAACATAGCTTCGATAAATCCGGCTGCGCAGGAACTTTTTGGTTATGAGCTCGAAGAACTGCAGGGGCAAAATGTCAAGATGTTGATGCCGGAACCCTGGCGCTCCGCCCAGGACTCCTACCTCAACGCTTATCTGACGACAGGACAGGCGAAGATCATCGGGAGTAAAAAAGAATTCCGGGGGCTGCGTAAAGATGGCAGCACCTTTGCCATGGAACTGACCGTGAGTGAAGCATTGATGCACGGCGAAGTCATGTTCGTCGGAACCGTGCGTGACATTTCCGAACGTAAACAGCGCGAGCTCAACCTGGCTTTCATTGATGAACTGCAACAGCTGCTGGGAACCCCATTAATTACTGAAGAAATCATGCAACAGACCTGTGCCAGGATCGCAGATTTCCTGGGCTTATCACGCTGCCTCTTAATTGAGTTAGATGAAGAAGCAGAGATCGCCAGCGTCGTCTACGAATTTCATGAGTCGGGCTTGTCCAGTATCTCAGGAAGACACACCATCACCAATTTTCTGGGCGAGGAAGAACGGGAGCCTTTACTGGCAGGTCAGCCGATACTGATTAATAACACTCAGAATCAGGACAGGAAATCAAAGACAGCAAAAAACTTTGCCTCGATTCAAACAGGAGCAATCCTCTCCATTCCCTTTGTCAGTGACAAGCGTTTGAAATTTGCACTCTCCATTTGCAAACAACAGCCATATCACTGGCAGACCGGCGAGATTGATCTGTTACAGGAACTCGCGCCACGAATCTTTGTCCGCCTGGAACGTGCGCGTGCGGAAGCAGCATTACGAGAAAGCGAATCTCGTTTTCGTGACCTGGCCGATAACATGTCCCAGTTTGCCTGGATGGCAGACGAGAAAGGTTTTATTTTCTGGTACAACCAACGCTGGTTCGAATACACGGGGACAACACTGGAAGAGATGCAGGGCTGGGGCTGGAAAAAAGTGCATCACCCTGAGCATGTGGATCGAGTTGTGAAACGCATTCAGCATTCCTGGGATACGGGTGAAGTCTGGGAAGACACCTTCCCCCTTCGTTCCAAAGAGGGAGAATACCGCTGGTTCCTTTCCCGCGCCGTACCTATTCGTGATGCGACAGGTAAAATCCTGAGGTGGTTTGGAACCAATACAGACATTACCAGTACCAGAGAACAGGATCAGCGGGTCCGCGCCAGTGAAGCACGACTGCGTCTGGCTATGCAGGCAGCAAATTTGTCATTGTGGCAATGGGACGTTGTGAAAGATATTATTTTCTGGTCGTATGACAATCAGAATTTATCGAGTATACATCCGGAGGATTCAGAGAATGGACTGCAACAGTTCCTGAATCTGGTCCATCGTAGTGATCGCGAGAGTGTCGAAAACAACCTGCGCAACTGCCTGTCGACCGGAAAACCGTTTCGCGCGGAATTCCGTACCAGACAGGCGGAGAATTCTTACGCCTGGGTACTCTCAACCGCTTACCTGACGACAGACTCCTCTGATAATTCCACCCTCATGGTGGGTGTGAATCTGGATATCACAGAACGTAAAAAATCAGAACTGGCAATCAAACTCAGTGAAGAACGATTACGAAATGCAGCTGAGTCTGCAGGTTTCGGCATGTTGCACATCGATCTGATAGAAGAAACAACAGCGTACTCTCCTGAAATGAAACGTATGCTGGGGCTTCCTGAAAAGACCGATAAAAAACTGAAATTCGGCGAAGTACCCGACTGGATTCATCCCAAAGATCGTAGCGCCTATCTGAGGCATCTACAGGAAGCAGCAGTGCTTCCGGAAGGTGGTAACCAGAGTCTGGACCACCGCATTATTCGCCCTGAAGGAGAGATTCGCTGGGTGCGTCTGCATGCGAGACCCGTTTTCACAGGCAAAGGTTCGCGACGCAAGCCAACGCAGCTGATCGGCACACTGCTCGACATCACCAGCCAGCGACAGTTCGAACAGTCACTGAAAGAAGCCCGCCAGATGGCAGAGGCGGCCAATGAATCCAAGAGTGCATTCCTGGCGAACATGAGTCATGAAATACGCACCCCCATGACTGCCATCATGGGTTATATCGATCTGATAGATGATTTAATTGACCACAAAATCGCAACCGCTTATCTTAGTACGGTGCGTCGCAATGGTGAATTTCTTCTGGATATCATCAATGATATTCTGGATCTTTCAAAGATTGAGGCGGGTAAACTGGATATCATCCGTGAACGATTTTCGCCGCATCAACTTCTGGAAGATGTCTGCTCAATCATGGATGTCCGGGCAGCTGAGAACCGTCTGGAACTGGAAATCTTCTACCAGGGCATGATCCCTGCAGAGATTGAGTCAGATCCCAAACGACTGAAACAGATTCTGATTAATCTGGTCGGGAATGCCATCAAGTTCACGATGGAAGGGAGCGTCAACATCTTCGTTTCCTGTCAAAATCACCAGTTGCAATTTGTAATCGTCGATACCGGGATCGGCATTACCAGCCGTCAACAGAAACGATTGTTTCGCCCTTTTTCACAGGGTGACCACACAGTCAACCGTGAGTTCGGCGGTACCGGACTGGGACTGGCCATCAGCCAGCGTCTCGCTAACATGCTCGGTGGAGAAATCTGCGTAGAAAGCGAGAAAGGCAAAGGCAGTAAATTTACTGTGACCATCGCCACGGGTGACATTTCCGGGGTTAAAATGATTCAACCCCTGACTACGGGGGAAGCCAAAGAAACACCGAAAGAGGAAACGGAAATCGTTCTTGACTGCCATGTCCTGGTTGTCGACGACCGACGTGACATTCGCTTTCTCAGCAAACGATTTCTGACACTCGCCGGTGCAACCGTAACCGAGGCCGTCGATGGAGAACAAGCCATCGCTGTCGTTACGGCGGCCATGCAGAAAGGCCAGCTGTTCGATCTGATTCTGCTCGACATGCAAATGCCAAAACTGGATGGCTATGAAACAGCCAGACTACTCCGCAAACTGGGTTTTACTGCCCCCATTATTGCTTTGACCGCCGATGCCATGCAGGGAGATATGTCCCGCTGCATTGAGTGTGGCTGTAACGACTATTTAAGTAAACCGATTGATAAGAATCTTTTACTCCAGACGATCAAACGCTATATCGGTCCTGATGAAAACGTCACTTAA
- a CDS encoding DUF1501 domain-containing protein — translation MTFEFDPDAPAQIVRRDFLRQLSAAGAAALMAGTPRLLQASAPGHVKHPQATADSCILLWMGGGMAAPDTFDPKRYLPFKKGLKVSDMLSTFPAIPTAVDGLQICEGLEGIASVMDRATLIRSAVQPDLGSILHSRHQYHWHTGYVPPQTVATPHLGAWMARVAGPRNPVMPAFINIGQRLEGVGESEELKAFTTAGFFGSEYGPLNLPYPEEAARSVRPPQGMTGERFVNRNKLYRRLIDQSPQRELMSDYQQESMLRSMDKAYRLLNSKERDAFDITLEREEKRQKYDTGRFGRGCLLARRLVESGARFVEVTTEYVPFLHWDTHAEGHTTVDRMHKEIDAPVTQLILDLEERGLLDRTLVIIASEFSRDALMEGQPGSNANDQAREKVDQVSEMKHYGLHRHFTGGTSVVMFGGGMKRGFVYGKTADERPLMAIENPVSIENLHATIMTAMGISPKTGFDIEGRPFYVTKDAKGEAVQELFA, via the coding sequence ATGACATTTGAATTCGATCCCGATGCTCCAGCACAGATTGTCCGACGTGATTTTCTCAGACAGTTGAGTGCAGCCGGAGCAGCCGCTTTAATGGCGGGAACACCGCGTTTACTACAAGCCAGTGCACCCGGGCATGTGAAGCATCCGCAGGCGACCGCTGACAGTTGCATTCTGCTCTGGATGGGAGGAGGGATGGCGGCGCCGGATACGTTCGATCCGAAACGCTATCTACCGTTTAAGAAAGGGCTCAAAGTATCTGACATGCTGAGTACCTTTCCCGCGATTCCGACTGCTGTCGACGGTCTGCAGATCTGCGAAGGGCTGGAAGGAATTGCCTCGGTGATGGATCGTGCCACCCTGATCCGGTCTGCAGTGCAACCGGATCTCGGCAGCATCCTGCATTCTCGACATCAATATCACTGGCATACCGGTTATGTGCCGCCTCAGACCGTGGCCACCCCGCATCTGGGCGCCTGGATGGCGCGGGTGGCTGGCCCCCGTAATCCGGTGATGCCGGCCTTCATCAATATTGGTCAACGGCTGGAAGGAGTCGGGGAAAGTGAAGAACTCAAGGCGTTCACCACAGCCGGTTTTTTCGGCAGCGAATATGGGCCACTGAACCTCCCTTATCCTGAGGAAGCGGCCCGCTCGGTGCGACCGCCACAGGGCATGACGGGAGAACGATTCGTCAACCGAAATAAACTGTATCGCCGTTTGATTGATCAAAGCCCGCAGCGCGAACTGATGAGTGACTATCAGCAGGAATCAATGCTGCGGTCGATGGACAAGGCCTATCGGCTGCTCAATTCCAAAGAACGGGATGCATTCGACATTACATTAGAGCGGGAAGAGAAACGCCAGAAATATGACACCGGTCGATTCGGACGCGGCTGTCTGCTGGCGCGGCGACTGGTGGAATCAGGAGCTCGCTTCGTGGAAGTCACGACTGAGTACGTTCCCTTTCTGCATTGGGATACTCATGCCGAGGGGCATACCACAGTGGACCGGATGCACAAGGAAATCGATGCGCCGGTGACTCAGTTAATTCTCGATCTCGAAGAACGCGGATTGCTCGACAGGACTCTGGTCATTATCGCGTCCGAGTTCAGCCGGGATGCGTTGATGGAGGGACAGCCGGGATCCAATGCCAACGATCAGGCACGCGAGAAAGTAGATCAGGTTTCAGAGATGAAGCATTATGGCCTGCATCGTCATTTCACCGGTGGCACGAGTGTGGTGATGTTCGGCGGGGGAATGAAACGCGGATTCGTGTATGGAAAAACAGCCGATGAACGACCATTGATGGCGATTGAAAACCCTGTCTCCATTGAAAATCTGCATGCCACCATAATGACCGCGATGGGCATCAGCCCGAAAACCGGCTTCGATATTGAAGGCCGCCCGTTCTATGTCACAAAAGATGCCAAAGGAGAGGCGGTCCAGGAACTCTTTGCCTGA
- a CDS encoding DUF1549 domain-containing protein, with the protein MISRYNLPILIVLLVDIVSPVQAGPIDFAHEVVPILKKHCVACHGGREAKGSFSLNTRELWLKSGFVDPQDVEASYVLELVTSSDPEMQMPPKGKPRLSAKEVATLKQWISDDLPWEAGFSFGKVAYEPPLKPRRPALPPAEGDRNHPIDRLIDQYLSKHKLPRPGPVDDATFLRRVHLDLVGLLPTPEELKDFLADTSSDKRALKIQELLAEDTAYADHWLSFFNDLLRNDYSGTGFITGGRKQVSGWLYESLLYNKPFDQLTRELIAPPSEASRGFIDGIKWRGNVSAGQTVEIQFAQSLGQAFLGINLKCASCHDSFIDRWTLDESYGLAAIYSERELEIHRCDKPIGKTAQANWLFPEIGKIDASASREVRLQQLAALMTHPENGRFTRTIVNRLWHRLLGRGIVHPLDAMQTKPWDEDLLDYLAVSLSDHKYDLKQLLELITTSEAYQSQVEVVEGADGSDYLYRGPRSRRLTAEQFLDGVWQMTGAAPGKFDAPIFRTKIEQGGAPEFDLKAQWIWGDSAKGTPPADETIVVRKIVELPSAVKRGGAVLTCDNSHILFINRREVDVGKNWSQVRTLPLHTLLKPGKNDITALVKNGGKSPNAAGFFFEARLELENGEQISFASDESWEWNPHAPATREGRLGGIQGKWKPVTIVKPVGSWTKAVDAQAKSLLAVAAEGKQQMVRASLLKNTALMKSLGRPMREQIVSMRPSQLTTLEAIDLSNEASLAEAFAEGAKRLIAQADGDPKRLTEYLFLYALSRTPTPEESKLIGQMLGETPQPAEVEDLLWSVCMLPEFFLIR; encoded by the coding sequence ATGATTTCACGCTACAATTTACCCATCCTGATTGTTTTGCTGGTCGACATTGTTTCACCCGTCCAGGCGGGCCCGATTGACTTTGCACACGAGGTGGTGCCGATTCTGAAGAAGCATTGCGTTGCCTGTCACGGCGGCCGCGAGGCGAAGGGATCGTTTTCCCTGAACACCCGCGAATTGTGGCTGAAGTCCGGCTTTGTTGATCCGCAGGACGTCGAGGCTTCCTATGTGCTCGAGCTGGTCACTTCCAGCGATCCTGAAATGCAGATGCCTCCCAAAGGTAAGCCACGACTTTCAGCCAAAGAAGTGGCGACCCTTAAACAGTGGATCTCCGATGACCTGCCCTGGGAAGCCGGTTTTTCTTTTGGCAAAGTCGCTTACGAACCACCGTTGAAACCACGTCGTCCCGCACTTCCGCCGGCTGAGGGAGACCGCAATCATCCGATTGACCGGTTGATCGATCAATATCTGTCAAAGCATAAACTACCGCGACCCGGTCCTGTTGATGATGCGACTTTTCTGCGACGGGTACATCTCGACCTGGTGGGGCTGTTACCAACTCCCGAAGAGTTAAAAGACTTTCTGGCTGACACTTCATCTGATAAGCGGGCGTTGAAAATTCAGGAGTTACTCGCAGAGGATACGGCTTATGCCGATCACTGGCTGTCATTCTTTAACGATCTGTTAAGAAACGATTATAGTGGGACCGGCTTCATTACCGGTGGGCGAAAACAGGTTTCCGGCTGGTTGTATGAATCGCTGTTATACAACAAGCCATTCGATCAGCTGACCCGGGAATTGATTGCGCCCCCTTCGGAAGCCAGCCGCGGTTTTATTGACGGGATCAAATGGAGGGGCAATGTGTCCGCCGGCCAGACTGTTGAGATTCAATTCGCGCAGAGCCTGGGCCAGGCGTTTCTGGGAATCAATCTGAAGTGTGCCTCATGCCACGACAGTTTTATTGACCGCTGGACACTGGATGAGTCATACGGACTGGCAGCGATTTACTCGGAACGTGAACTGGAGATTCACCGTTGCGATAAACCGATCGGCAAGACAGCGCAAGCGAACTGGTTGTTTCCGGAGATCGGTAAAATTGACGCCAGTGCCTCACGGGAAGTCCGCTTGCAGCAACTGGCGGCGCTAATGACGCATCCCGAGAATGGACGTTTTACGCGGACGATCGTGAATCGACTCTGGCATCGCCTGCTGGGGCGGGGGATTGTGCATCCGCTGGATGCAATGCAGACCAAACCCTGGGATGAAGATCTGCTGGACTATCTTGCTGTTTCTTTAAGTGATCACAAGTACGATTTGAAGCAACTGCTGGAACTGATCACCACGTCAGAAGCGTATCAGTCTCAAGTGGAAGTCGTCGAAGGAGCAGACGGTTCAGACTATCTGTACCGCGGGCCTCGTTCCCGTCGGTTGACGGCAGAGCAGTTTCTGGATGGTGTCTGGCAGATGACGGGCGCCGCGCCAGGCAAGTTTGATGCCCCGATCTTCCGAACAAAAATCGAGCAGGGAGGGGCACCGGAATTCGATCTCAAAGCACAGTGGATCTGGGGTGATTCCGCGAAAGGAACACCACCGGCTGACGAGACGATTGTCGTCAGAAAAATCGTCGAACTGCCGTCTGCGGTGAAGCGGGGTGGTGCGGTTCTGACCTGCGATAATTCACACATTCTGTTTATCAACCGGCGGGAAGTTGACGTGGGAAAGAACTGGTCCCAGGTGCGAACCCTGCCGCTGCATACTTTATTAAAACCGGGTAAAAATGATATTACTGCGCTCGTGAAGAATGGTGGGAAAAGTCCGAATGCTGCGGGATTCTTTTTTGAAGCCCGGCTGGAACTGGAAAACGGCGAGCAGATTTCTTTCGCCTCTGATGAATCGTGGGAGTGGAATCCCCATGCGCCTGCCACACGCGAGGGGCGACTGGGAGGCATACAAGGAAAATGGAAGCCGGTGACTATCGTCAAACCGGTTGGCAGCTGGACCAAGGCGGTTGATGCGCAGGCAAAAAGTTTACTCGCTGTTGCTGCTGAGGGGAAGCAGCAGATGGTCAGGGCGTCGTTGTTGAAGAATACGGCTTTAATGAAATCGCTGGGGCGTCCGATGCGCGAGCAGATTGTCTCCATGCGCCCCAGCCAGCTGACGACACTGGAAGCGATTGATCTCTCCAATGAAGCCTCACTGGCGGAGGCCTTTGCCGAGGGAGCAAAACGACTGATCGCGCAAGCGGACGGTGATCCGAAACGCCTGACAGAGTACCTGTTTCTGTATGCTTTGTCGCGTACACCGACGCCAGAAGAATCGAAACTGATTGGTCAGATGCTGGGAGAAACACCACAGCCTGCGGAGGTGGAAGACCTGTTATGGTCAGTCTGCATGTTGCCCGAGTTTTTTCTGATACGCTGA